A part of Aegilops tauschii subsp. strangulata cultivar AL8/78 chromosome 2, Aet v6.0, whole genome shotgun sequence genomic DNA contains:
- the LOC109735573 gene encoding uncharacterized protein isoform X2, which produces MPALLSGVSASSKSGGDSYPSPFSLDPVFVRTGSVHGLVFQKMDLTHDVGINLVNSLVSWAQDRSFLKDLPEVTSQDYCHSSKWSMLCVLICESKPGYNLI; this is translated from the exons ATGCCCGCGTTGTTGAGCGGAGTTTCCGCATCCAGCAAAAGCGGCGGCGACTCTTATCCATCCCCATTTTCGCTTGACCCTGTGTTTGTACGAACAG GCTCAGTTCATGGTCTGGTATTCCAGAAAAT GGATTTGACTCATGATGTAGGCATTAATCTGGTCAACAGTCTCGTTTCTTGGGCACAAGATCGCTCTTTCCTCAAG GATTTGCCTGAAGTCACCTCCCAAGACTACTGTCATTCCTCCAAATGGTCTATGCTCTGCGTCCTCATATGTGAATCGAA GCCGGGATACAATTTGATCTAA
- the LOC109735573 gene encoding uncharacterized protein isoform X1, producing the protein MPALLSGVSASSKSGGDSYPSPFSLDPVFVRTGSVHGLVFQKMDLTHDVGINLVNSLVSWAQDRSFLKDLPEVTSQDYCHSSKWSMLCVLICESKKVGAFEEWRPNGMLP; encoded by the exons ATGCCCGCGTTGTTGAGCGGAGTTTCCGCATCCAGCAAAAGCGGCGGCGACTCTTATCCATCCCCATTTTCGCTTGACCCTGTGTTTGTACGAACAG GCTCAGTTCATGGTCTGGTATTCCAGAAAAT GGATTTGACTCATGATGTAGGCATTAATCTGGTCAACAGTCTCGTTTCTTGGGCACAAGATCGCTCTTTCCTCAAG GATTTGCCTGAAGTCACCTCCCAAGACTACTGTCATTCCTCCAAATGGTCTATGCTCTGCGTCCTCATATGTGAATCGAA AAAAGTTGGCGCATTTGAGGAGTGGAGGCCCAATGGGATGCTTCCTTGA